In bacterium, the following proteins share a genomic window:
- a CDS encoding ABC transporter permease subunit, which yields MTGYFIRRFLLVVPTFLGITLLVFTIMQLVPGGPLEQELLKLQAGMMAGETSGGTSDATGGIEIPPDALAEMRRFYGFDKPLPVRYLRWLGLWPREMDPVTLKPGEWSKVERGVKARALPIAEGASEYRLEWDLTELSQRWEIAGVLPPAAGASDSTVIVAWLKFKGVYVRNRVDSTALAPGVWTELPGRLRAKADFAAGEGWRLALDTSEVPRRWKITEVAPPDSVAKQPEPRITVAWTRFSGLLTGDMGRSYVYAEPVSQVIAKRFPVSIYFGLIGFMLSYLVCVPLGVFKAIRHTSRFDMATSALVFLGYSIPGWALGAMLLVLFGGGSFWSVFPLGEFRSAGWEQLSLWAKILDQLHHTILPVTAYMVGSFATLTVVMKNSLLENLGQDYVRTAFAKGLSERRVVFVHALRNSLIPIATGLGHLLSLVLAGSYLIEKVFNIQGFGLLGFTSIIRRDYPVVLGILVISSLLRLFGNIFSDILYAVIDPRIRFK from the coding sequence ATGACCGGCTACTTCATCCGTCGCTTCCTGCTCGTCGTGCCCACCTTCCTCGGCATCACGCTGCTGGTGTTCACGATCATGCAGCTCGTGCCGGGCGGGCCGCTCGAACAGGAGCTGCTCAAGCTCCAGGCCGGGATGATGGCCGGGGAGACCTCCGGCGGCACGAGCGACGCCACCGGCGGCATCGAGATTCCTCCCGACGCCCTCGCCGAGATGCGCCGCTTCTACGGCTTCGACAAGCCGCTGCCCGTGCGCTACCTGCGCTGGCTGGGCCTCTGGCCGCGCGAGATGGACCCGGTCACGCTCAAGCCCGGCGAGTGGAGCAAGGTCGAGCGCGGCGTCAAGGCGCGCGCGTTACCCATTGCCGAGGGCGCGAGCGAATACCGCCTGGAGTGGGACCTGACGGAGCTCTCCCAGCGCTGGGAGATCGCGGGGGTGCTGCCGCCCGCAGCGGGGGCGAGCGACTCGACGGTCATCGTCGCCTGGCTCAAGTTCAAGGGCGTCTACGTGCGCAACCGCGTCGACTCCACGGCGCTCGCGCCGGGCGTGTGGACCGAACTCCCCGGCCGCCTGCGCGCGAAGGCCGACTTCGCCGCGGGCGAGGGCTGGCGGCTCGCGCTGGACACGAGCGAGGTGCCGCGGCGCTGGAAGATCACCGAGGTCGCGCCGCCCGACTCCGTGGCGAAGCAGCCGGAGCCGCGCATCACCGTCGCCTGGACGCGCTTCAGCGGGCTGCTCACCGGCGACATGGGCCGCAGCTACGTCTACGCCGAGCCGGTATCGCAGGTGATCGCCAAGCGCTTCCCGGTCTCGATCTACTTCGGGCTGATCGGCTTCATGCTGAGCTACCTGGTCTGCGTGCCGCTGGGCGTCTTCAAGGCGATCCGGCACACGAGCCGCTTCGACATGGCGACGAGCGCGCTGGTCTTTCTCGGCTACTCGATCCCGGGCTGGGCGCTGGGCGCGATGCTGTTGGTGCTCTTCGGCGGCGGGAGCTTCTGGAGCGTCTTCCCGCTCGGGGAATTCAGGAGCGCGGGCTGGGAGCAACTGAGCCTCTGGGCGAAGATCCTCGACCAGCTCCACCACACGATCCTGCCCGTGACGGCCTACATGGTGGGCAGCTTCGCCACGCTCACCGTGGTGATGAAGAACTCGCTGCTGGAGAACCTCGGCCAGGACTACGTGCGCACGGCCTTCGCGAAGGGCCTCTCCGAGCGGCGCGTGGTCTTCGTGCACGCGCTGCGCAACAGCCTGATCCCGATCGCGACGGGCCTGGGCCACCTGCTCAGCCTGGTGCTCGCGGGCAGCTACCTGATCGAGAAGGTCTTCAACATCCAGGGCTTCGGCCTGCTCGGCTTCACGAGCATCATCCGGCGCGACTACCCGGTGGTGCTGGGGATCCTCGTGATCAGCTCGCTGCTGAGGCTCTTCGGCAACATCTTCAGCGACATCCTCTACGCGGTGATCGA